The proteins below come from a single Anguilla rostrata isolate EN2019 chromosome 3, ASM1855537v3, whole genome shotgun sequence genomic window:
- the LOC135250212 gene encoding cytokine receptor common subunit gamma-like isoform X2: MPHNAYRVTGFCQGSAERQSKEKGVNCLIINLEYINCTWTAQGIQEVNYTFHRLERSTYTECPSYLLQNGLTVGCRLPYTPMLKFNRFHTRLAWDKSSSELEQIIDLRHLVKLDPPHHLRLEMREGESNPELWLHWSVSCPSTCVESQVRYRKQGSNCWKETLPIEGYSFIPPFFSPDDIYRFQVRIRVPEYCGQSKYWSEWSTPAVWGSKPRSISAGFHPRRLGPAAYWLTLAVVVLALIG; the protein is encoded by the exons ATGCCACACAACGCCTACAGAGTCACGGGATTCTGTCAGGGATccgcagagagacagagcaaggaGAAGG GTGTGAACTGTCTGATCATCAACCTGGAGTACATCAACTGCACATGGACTGCTCAAGGAATCCAAGAGGTTAACTACACCTTCCACAGACT AGAAAGGAGCACCTACACGGAATGTCCCTCTTACCTGCTGCAGAATGGACTTACTGTGGGCTGCAGGCTGCCCTACACACCTATGCTGAAGTTCAACAGATTTCACACCAGGCTGGCCTGGGACAAGAGCAGTTCGGAGCTGGAGCAGATCATTGATCTTAGACACCTGG tgaAGCTGGACCCCCCTCACCACCTGCGAttggagatgagggagggtgAAAGTAACCCTGAGCTGTGGCTTCACTGGAGTGTCAGTTGTCCTTCCACCTGTGTGGAGAGCCAGGTGCGCTACAGGAAGCAGGGCAGCAACTGCTGGAAG GAAACTCTTCCAATTGAAGGATATTCCTTCATTCCACCTTTTTTCTCACCTGATGACATCTACAGGTTCCAGGTGAGGATAAGAGTTCCAGAATATTGTGGCCAGTCCAAATACTGGAGTGAGTGGAGCACCCCTGCGGTCTGGGGCTCGAAGCCTCGGTCCATTAGTGCAG GATTCCACCCAAGGAGGCTTGGCCCTGCTGCTTACTGGCTGACTTTGGCAGTTGTGGTTCTGGCACTGATTGGCTAG
- the LOC135250212 gene encoding cytokine receptor common subunit gamma-like isoform X1, with amino-acid sequence MAGTAVLLLMALTLNEGDASISSTSVNCLIINLEYINCTWTAQGIQEVNYTFHRLERSTYTECPSYLLQNGLTVGCRLPYTPMLKFNRFHTRLAWDKSSSELEQIIDLRHLVKLDPPHHLRLEMREGESNPELWLHWSVSCPSTCVESQVRYRKQGSNCWKETLPIEGYSFIPPFFSPDDIYRFQVRIRVPEYCGQSKYWSEWSTPAVWGSKPRSISAGFHPRRLGPAAYWLTLAVVVLALIG; translated from the exons ATGGCTGGGACAGCAGTCCTGCTGTTGATGGCTCTAACGCTGAATGAGGGAGACGCCAGCATCTCCAGTACCA GTGTGAACTGTCTGATCATCAACCTGGAGTACATCAACTGCACATGGACTGCTCAAGGAATCCAAGAGGTTAACTACACCTTCCACAGACT AGAAAGGAGCACCTACACGGAATGTCCCTCTTACCTGCTGCAGAATGGACTTACTGTGGGCTGCAGGCTGCCCTACACACCTATGCTGAAGTTCAACAGATTTCACACCAGGCTGGCCTGGGACAAGAGCAGTTCGGAGCTGGAGCAGATCATTGATCTTAGACACCTGG tgaAGCTGGACCCCCCTCACCACCTGCGAttggagatgagggagggtgAAAGTAACCCTGAGCTGTGGCTTCACTGGAGTGTCAGTTGTCCTTCCACCTGTGTGGAGAGCCAGGTGCGCTACAGGAAGCAGGGCAGCAACTGCTGGAAG GAAACTCTTCCAATTGAAGGATATTCCTTCATTCCACCTTTTTTCTCACCTGATGACATCTACAGGTTCCAGGTGAGGATAAGAGTTCCAGAATATTGTGGCCAGTCCAAATACTGGAGTGAGTGGAGCACCCCTGCGGTCTGGGGCTCGAAGCCTCGGTCCATTAGTGCAG GATTCCACCCAAGGAGGCTTGGCCCTGCTGCTTACTGGCTGACTTTGGCAGTTGTGGTTCTGGCACTGATTGGCTAG
- the c3hxorf65 gene encoding uncharacterized protein CXorf65 homolog — MFVYLRHGASFYHLSLSDNEQFLVNTNCPVILLLEHIKAKLELSKTDLVDLCDEGGALKLLFLSRRLEDCARPQLPPRCSFTVCSVNRRAMDGAYVSISPLLANPDPALLETLQTQTDSLEKARLIQLRSQEVDRVLKTVKVQSMNVLVCVSSCMCVCVCVCVFMHVCVCVCVYACVCVCVSSCMCVCVCVCFHACVCEQET; from the exons ATGTTTGTCTACCTCAGGCACGGAG CATCATTTTATCATCTCTCCCTTTCAGACAATGAGCAGTTCCTTGTCAACACAAACTGCCCTGTCATCCTTCTGCTGGAGCACATCAAAGCCAAACTGGAGCTGTCCAAGACCg ATCTGGTGGATCTTTGCGATGAGGGCGGGGCTCTGAagctcctcttcctgtctcGACGGCTGGAGGACTGCGCCCGCCCGCAGCTGCCCCCCCGCTGCTCCTTCACCGTGTGCTCCGTCAACC GGAGAGCGATGGACGGTGCATatgtctctatctctcctctccTGGCCAACCCTGACCCTGCGCTGCTGG agaCTCTGCAGACTCAGACAGACAGTCTGGAGAAGGCTCGACTGATTCAGCTCCGCTCCCAGGAAGTTGACCGGGTCCTGAAAACTGTTAAGGTGCAGTCGatgaatgtgcttgtgtgtgtttcttcatgcatgtgtgtgtgtgtgtgtgtgtgtgtcttcatgcatgtgtgtgtgtgtgtgtgtgtttatgcatgtgtgtgtgtgtgtgtgtcttcatgcatgtgtgtgtgtgtgtgtgtgtgttttcatgcatgtgtgtgtg agCAAGAGACGTGA
- the sesn4 gene encoding sestrin-3, which translates to MIICTKKMDYPLGTQCQRVQNQVMKVNSEKERASLLCMKALASRGRLDAVSQQMAWHPQYLESFLRCHHYILQMDGPLPLPYRHYIAIMAAARHHCGYLVSLHSAQFLRVGGDPLWLQGLESAPPRLRHLDHINKVLAHRPWLTARSHIQALLKNGEQCWSLAELVQAVVLLAHCHALCSFVFGSGADVDPPQTPRVPLGTPPGYCYCDAANGNGAVPPPSTAPSDRTPRRRSLDSSCEVACLRERIQKAQEEKERRGERLLNSQTLLYTDVDEEDELVCAADPSRFDSDPAFGYQEFARREEDHFQVFRVQDYSWEDHGFSLANRLYSDIGHLLDDRFRKVAALPSPRGPDLKRAIWNYIHCMFGIRYDDYDYGEVNQLLERGMKLYIKSVTCFPDATKGPLCPLPWAPLKPAEKVHINVLIMEARLQAELLYALRAITQYMIA; encoded by the exons ATGATCATCTGCACGAAAAAAATGGACTACCCTCTCGGAACTCAATGCCAGCGCGTCCAAAACCAG gtGATGAAGGTGAACTCGGAGAAGGAGAGGGCGTCCCTGCTGTGCATGAAGGcgctggccagcagggggcgcctgGACGCGGTGTCGCAGCAGATGGCCTGGCACCCCCAGTACCTGGAGAGCTTCCTGCGCTGCCACCACTACATCCTGCAGATGGACGGGCCTCTTCCCCTGCCCTACCGACATTACATCGCCATCATG gcggcGGCGCGGCACCACTGCGGCTACCTGGTGTCCCTGCACTCGGCGCAGTTCCTGCGGGTGGGCGGAGACCCGCTCTGGCTGCAGGGCCTGGagtcggccccgccccgcctccgaCACCTCGACCACATCAACAAGGTCCTGGCCCACCGGCCCTGGCTCACCGCCCGCTCCCACATTCAG GCCCTGCTGAAAAACGGGGAGCAGTGCTGGTCGCTGGCAGAGCTGGTGCAGGCGGTGGTGCTGCTGGCTCACTGCCACGCCCTCTGCAGCTTCGTCTTCGGCTCCGGGGCAGACGTGGACCCCCCGCAGACCCCCAGAGTCCCCCTCGGCACACCCCCCGGCTACTGCTACTGTGACGCTGCCAACGGCAACGGGGCTGTCCCCCCGCCCTCCACCGCTCCCTCAGACAGGACGCCACGGCGACGG TCTCTGGACTCCAGCTGTGAGGTGGCCTGTCTCAGAGAGAGGATCCAGAAAGcacaggaggagaaggagaggagaggagaacgCCTGCTCAACTCCCAGACCCTGCTGTAcacag ACGTAGACGAAGAGGACGAGCTGGTGTGCGCTGCAGACCCCTCCCGCTTCGACTCAGACCCGGCGTTTGGGTACCAGGAGTTCGCCCGCAGGGAGGAGGACCACTTCCAGGTGTTCAGAGTGCAG GACTACTCGTGGGAGGACCACGGCTTCTCGCTCGCGAACAGGCTGTACTCGGACATCGGGCACCTGCTGGACGACCGCTTCCGGAAGGTGGcggccctcccctccccccgcgggCCCGACCTGAAGAGGGCCATCTGGAACTACATCCACTGCATGTTCGGGATaag GTACGATGACTATGACTACGGGGAGGTCAATCAGTTGTTGGAGCGTGGGATGAAGCTCTACATCAAGAGCGTCACCTGCTTCCCTGATGCCACCAAGGGCCCACTGTGTCCCCTGCCCTGGGCCCCACTCAAACCTGCAGAGAAG GTCCACATTAACGTCCTCATCATGGAGGCCAGACTGCAGGCCGAGCTGCTGTACGCACTGAGAGCTATCACTCAGTATATGATCGCCTAG